One stretch of Corynebacterium imitans DNA includes these proteins:
- the rsrA gene encoding mycothiol system anti-sigma-R factor: protein MDTPNNHCEAADCTEVHALLCELFDPSTTPERVEEIRVRVKACPHCFGQLESEEAVRRIVRSCCGQAHAPEPLRKRIIASLSSVTYTEIRYR, encoded by the coding sequence ATGGACACGCCCAACAACCACTGCGAAGCGGCTGATTGCACCGAGGTGCACGCACTGCTGTGCGAGCTGTTTGACCCGTCGACTACGCCCGAGCGGGTCGAAGAGATCCGCGTGCGCGTCAAGGCGTGTCCGCACTGCTTTGGGCAGCTGGAATCGGAGGAGGCGGTGCGCCGGATCGTCCGTTCGTGTTGCGGGCAGGCGCATGCCCCGGAGCCGTTGCGCAAGCGGATTATCGCGTCGCTCTCGTCGGTGACGTATACCGAGATCCGCTACCGGTAG
- a CDS encoding zinc-dependent metalloprotease, whose protein sequence is MNAIARKALAAMCALSVFVPAIQAPAEAAVVEESSVVTVTADEVGPFFHNVELDKGRISSLKFTDPASVGGTQDSSFYIDFRFNGQRGLANAENTTVDTRKEGNVQVVTMRNRDDALGTAWTREFRIDGNKITVRVEVENISADDAYFQLDMTNQVNTARELQGAYEDGVFTVGPEFGGYNAQLTFDGAYSSGVANSFNDTTEAGEVGFVDEAGAMFQRGRWIQEIDAGQTAVAEATITMETQDSAVDTDGDGLPDVWEEQGLTLADGTVMPLNEWGADPNRPDIFLQMNWMPSEFESLGCFDNPQQRACAEANTKSYRPSADVLQQLVDKFDEHGVNLHIDAGASYSNIPNYAERHGGEYGEFSRYYFQGVMPGLKLMDNIGELLGDRSAVFRSGMIGDSMGPGNYSVGLSLVGDNAFYVANHERMTTDEQLRNTIMHELGHTLGLDHNGSTKFANEVPKSDYLPNYYSVMNYLYQFSHFDYSDEEAVSGGPLPQECNRPGVNCYTGDYRVPADWDNLIINTGHIGRPVGAAGVDGKAVDTKALQAVEARAKQVAAAEAQNGTAEVELDAKKLQAGKKGEVTLRVKNPGADLDRYDIQVVTPNGAFHDAVVLGGAFGQADNEVTVKVPVVPGNAAVMPVDVKVTNGKGATAFEDRFAVDVETNAKAAPSDAMAGATNTGAAQAPRPERQRETSTSLTTAAEQPAKPAAQDKQEPAEQKPAADNQSNAKAESPNIAAIVIPIIAILAIIGGIAGVVGSGMLG, encoded by the coding sequence ATGAATGCCATCGCTCGCAAAGCACTTGCCGCAATGTGTGCGCTTTCTGTATTCGTTCCCGCCATCCAGGCACCGGCAGAGGCTGCGGTTGTTGAAGAGTCTTCCGTCGTCACGGTCACCGCTGACGAGGTCGGCCCCTTCTTCCACAACGTGGAGCTGGACAAGGGCCGTATCTCCTCGCTGAAGTTCACCGACCCGGCGTCGGTTGGCGGCACCCAGGATTCTTCCTTTTACATTGACTTCCGTTTCAACGGCCAGCGCGGCCTCGCAAACGCCGAGAACACCACGGTAGATACCCGCAAGGAAGGCAACGTTCAGGTTGTGACTATGCGCAACCGCGACGACGCCCTTGGCACTGCCTGGACCCGCGAGTTCCGTATCGACGGCAACAAGATCACCGTCCGCGTTGAGGTGGAAAACATCAGCGCAGACGACGCGTACTTCCAGCTGGACATGACCAACCAGGTCAACACCGCCCGTGAGCTGCAGGGCGCTTACGAGGATGGCGTCTTCACCGTCGGCCCGGAGTTCGGCGGCTACAACGCGCAGCTGACCTTCGACGGCGCGTACAGCTCTGGCGTGGCCAACTCCTTCAACGACACTACCGAGGCCGGCGAGGTCGGCTTCGTCGATGAGGCGGGTGCTATGTTCCAGCGCGGCCGCTGGATCCAGGAGATTGACGCCGGCCAGACCGCAGTTGCCGAGGCCACCATCACGATGGAAACCCAGGACAGCGCAGTCGACACCGATGGCGACGGCCTGCCGGACGTGTGGGAGGAGCAGGGGCTCACGCTTGCCGACGGCACCGTGATGCCGCTCAACGAGTGGGGTGCAGACCCGAACCGCCCCGACATCTTCCTGCAGATGAACTGGATGCCCTCGGAGTTCGAGTCGCTCGGTTGCTTTGACAACCCGCAGCAGCGCGCCTGCGCTGAGGCGAACACCAAGAGTTACCGCCCGAGCGCTGACGTCCTGCAGCAGCTGGTGGACAAGTTCGACGAGCACGGCGTGAACCTGCACATCGATGCAGGCGCAAGCTACAGCAACATCCCGAACTACGCTGAGCGCCACGGCGGCGAGTACGGCGAGTTCTCCCGCTACTACTTCCAGGGCGTCATGCCTGGTCTGAAGCTCATGGACAACATCGGCGAGCTCCTCGGCGACCGCTCCGCGGTCTTCCGCAGCGGCATGATCGGTGACTCGATGGGCCCGGGCAACTACTCGGTCGGCCTCTCCCTGGTGGGCGACAACGCCTTCTACGTTGCCAACCACGAGCGGATGACCACTGACGAGCAGCTCCGCAACACGATCATGCACGAGCTGGGCCACACCCTCGGCCTGGACCACAACGGTTCGACCAAGTTTGCCAACGAGGTCCCCAAGTCGGACTACCTGCCGAACTACTACTCGGTGATGAACTACCTGTACCAGTTCAGCCACTTCGACTACTCGGATGAGGAAGCTGTCTCCGGCGGCCCGCTGCCGCAGGAGTGCAACCGCCCCGGCGTGAACTGCTACACCGGCGACTACCGGGTGCCCGCTGACTGGGACAACCTGATCATCAACACCGGGCACATCGGCCGTCCGGTCGGCGCCGCTGGTGTTGACGGCAAGGCTGTCGATACCAAGGCGTTGCAGGCAGTGGAAGCACGCGCCAAGCAGGTCGCCGCAGCGGAAGCACAGAACGGGACCGCTGAGGTTGAGCTGGACGCGAAGAAGCTGCAGGCTGGCAAGAAGGGCGAAGTCACCCTGCGGGTGAAGAACCCTGGTGCGGACCTTGACCGCTACGACATCCAGGTCGTCACCCCGAACGGCGCGTTCCACGACGCGGTCGTTCTGGGTGGTGCCTTCGGCCAGGCCGACAACGAGGTCACCGTGAAGGTGCCGGTCGTCCCGGGTAACGCTGCAGTCATGCCGGTTGACGTGAAGGTCACCAACGGCAAGGGTGCAACCGCCTTCGAGGACCGCTTCGCAGTCGACGTTGAGACCAACGCCAAGGCAGCTCCCTCCGACGCGATGGCTGGGGCCACCAACACCGGTGCAGCACAGGCACCGCGCCCGGAGCGGCAGCGCGAGACCTCGACCTCGTTGACTACGGCGGCTGAGCAGCCCGCAAAGCCTGCCGCGCAGGACAAGCAGGAGCCCGCAGAGCAGAAGCCTGCAGCTGACAACCAGAGCAACGCCAAGGCTGAGAGCCCGAACATCGCAGCGATTGTCATTCCGATCATCGCCATCCTGGCCATCATCGGCGGTATCGCAGGCGTCGTTGGCTCGGGGATGCTGGGCTAG
- a CDS encoding 50S ribosomal protein bL37 — MSKRGRKRKDRRKKSANRGKRPNS; from the coding sequence ATGAGCAAGCGTGGTCGTAAGCGCAAGGACCGTCGCAAGAAGAGTGCAAACCGCGGCAAGCGTCCTAACTCTTAA
- a CDS encoding WhiB family transcriptional regulator, with product MDWRHEAICRDEDPELFFPVGNSGPALSQIAQAKLVCNRCPVTSQCLKWALETGQDAGVWGGLSEEERRAIKRRNKALARNRARLSA from the coding sequence ATGGATTGGCGCCACGAAGCAATTTGCCGCGACGAGGACCCGGAGCTCTTCTTCCCGGTCGGCAACTCCGGCCCTGCACTCTCCCAGATCGCCCAGGCCAAGCTGGTCTGCAACCGCTGCCCCGTCACCTCCCAGTGCCTGAAGTGGGCACTGGAGACCGGCCAGGACGCCGGCGTTTGGGGCGGCCTCTCCGAGGAAGAGCGCCGCGCAATCAAGCGCCGCAACAAGGCGCTCGCCCGCAACCGCGCACGCCTGTCGGCCTAA
- a CDS encoding DEAD/DEAH box helicase yields the protein MPRSAESEHDKAPTFAALGVAAELLDALAEQGITDTFSIQELAVPLALDGRDLIGQARTGMGKTYAFGIPLLDRVFDDARIAELDGTPRALVVVPTRELAVQVGEDLDRAAKYTPVRCTTIYGGTPYEDQLRELKQGVDVVIGTPGRLIDLYNRGDLDLGHVAILVLDEADEMLDMGFLPDIQKLWSAVPKEVQTMLFSATMPAPILTLARSMMRTPVHMRAESEDASAAHASTKQVVFQSHRMDKPEVLARVLQANGRGRTIIFARTKRTAAQVAEDLARRGFLVGTVHGDLRQETRQKSLDAFRTGEVEILVATDVAARGIDVDDVTHVVNYQTPDDPMTYVHRIGRTGRAGHSGTAITLIGFDEMYKWEQINDELELGQPTPPAWFSTSPELFEALDIPDSATATVGRPRKVLGSRPARQRTAKSPKRPRQGRKRR from the coding sequence GTGCCTAGATCAGCTGAGAGTGAACACGACAAAGCGCCCACCTTCGCGGCACTGGGCGTGGCCGCAGAACTGCTCGATGCACTCGCCGAGCAGGGCATCACGGACACGTTTTCCATCCAGGAGCTCGCGGTACCGCTCGCCTTAGACGGCCGAGATTTGATCGGCCAGGCCCGCACGGGCATGGGCAAGACCTACGCTTTCGGCATCCCGCTTTTGGACCGGGTTTTCGACGATGCCCGCATCGCGGAACTCGACGGCACGCCGCGCGCCCTCGTCGTCGTTCCCACTCGAGAGCTGGCCGTCCAGGTCGGCGAGGACCTTGACCGCGCCGCGAAGTACACGCCGGTTCGCTGCACCACCATCTACGGTGGCACCCCCTACGAGGACCAGCTGCGCGAACTCAAGCAGGGCGTGGACGTGGTCATCGGCACCCCGGGTCGGCTGATCGACCTGTACAACCGCGGCGATCTCGACCTAGGCCATGTGGCCATCCTCGTGCTGGACGAGGCCGACGAGATGCTGGACATGGGCTTTTTGCCCGACATCCAGAAGCTGTGGTCGGCGGTACCCAAAGAGGTACAGACCATGCTCTTTTCCGCCACCATGCCCGCGCCCATCCTCACGTTGGCGCGCTCCATGATGCGCACGCCGGTACACATGCGCGCGGAATCCGAGGACGCCTCTGCCGCTCACGCCAGCACCAAACAGGTGGTCTTCCAGTCGCACCGCATGGACAAGCCCGAGGTGCTCGCACGCGTGCTCCAGGCCAACGGGCGCGGCCGCACCATCATCTTCGCGCGCACGAAGCGTACCGCCGCCCAGGTGGCGGAAGACCTGGCGCGCCGCGGCTTCCTCGTCGGCACCGTGCACGGCGACTTGCGCCAGGAGACGCGCCAGAAGTCGCTGGACGCATTCCGCACCGGCGAGGTGGAGATCCTCGTGGCAACCGACGTGGCGGCACGCGGCATCGACGTCGACGACGTCACCCACGTGGTCAACTACCAGACTCCGGACGACCCCATGACCTATGTGCACCGTATCGGCCGCACGGGCCGCGCCGGACACTCGGGCACGGCGATCACCCTCATCGGTTTTGATGAGATGTACAAGTGGGAGCAAATTAACGACGAGCTCGAACTCGGGCAGCCCACTCCCCCGGCCTGGTTTTCTACCTCCCCGGAGCTTTTCGAGGCACTCGATATTCCGGACTCGGCTACCGCCACCGTTGGGCGGCCGCGTAAAGTGCTCGGGAGCCGGCCGGCGAGACAGCGCACGGCCAAAAGCCCCAAGAGACCACGGCAGGGAAGGAAACGGCGTTGA
- a CDS encoding DUF3107 domain-containing protein, which translates to MDIKIGLADTPRELVIKLPEGQEDFISTIEQAIDAGQATVKVVDDKERTYLIRTDRIAYVEQGSTTARSVGFMR; encoded by the coding sequence ATGGACATCAAGATTGGTTTGGCCGATACCCCGCGCGAGCTTGTGATCAAGCTGCCGGAGGGGCAGGAAGACTTCATCTCTACCATCGAGCAGGCGATTGACGCGGGCCAGGCCACTGTCAAGGTGGTCGATGACAAGGAGCGGACCTACCTCATCCGCACCGACCGGATTGCTTACGTGGAGCAGGGCTCGACCACCGCACGCAGCGTCGGCTTCATGCGATAG
- a CDS encoding DUF3152 domain-containing protein: MSSRHRRAAASAPTDAKADWDEDGAEDFFGDWEGDDDGEGRLVRFAREYGWRAYAIPVLTVLTVLVLVNMFQHPGSSVVAPVGGADEQTAAAAGTEEAGDGGAHREPAELPEGEHRVEELPPGGPFTPAGDGTYRTVGAPGLNVGEGKELKVRYVVEIENGVDTTTYGGDGAFAAMVDATLADPRSWTNDPRFGFEHVAADQDPDVKIRLTSQATTKELCGVNLDMETSCRTTITGEDTVLLNEARWVRGAVPFEGDIGRYRQYMINHEVGHALGFASHEACREEGALAPVMMQQTLSLDNSQLHSFDPEEVYPDDNKRCRTNPWPYPRPAAK, encoded by the coding sequence ATGAGCAGTAGGCACAGACGTGCCGCGGCATCTGCGCCCACGGATGCGAAAGCGGACTGGGATGAGGATGGCGCGGAGGATTTCTTCGGCGACTGGGAGGGCGACGATGACGGCGAGGGCCGTCTCGTGCGCTTTGCCCGCGAGTACGGGTGGCGCGCGTACGCCATCCCGGTGCTGACTGTCCTGACTGTGCTTGTGCTGGTCAATATGTTCCAGCACCCCGGCTCTTCCGTGGTCGCGCCTGTCGGTGGCGCGGATGAGCAGACCGCCGCGGCCGCGGGGACCGAGGAGGCGGGCGACGGCGGCGCGCATCGCGAGCCCGCCGAGCTGCCGGAGGGCGAACACAGGGTGGAGGAGCTGCCGCCCGGCGGTCCGTTTACCCCGGCGGGCGACGGCACCTACCGCACGGTGGGGGCACCCGGCCTGAACGTGGGCGAGGGCAAGGAGCTGAAGGTGCGCTACGTCGTGGAGATTGAAAACGGGGTGGACACCACCACTTACGGCGGCGACGGCGCGTTCGCGGCGATGGTGGATGCCACGCTGGCGGACCCCCGGAGCTGGACGAACGACCCCCGCTTCGGCTTTGAGCACGTGGCGGCCGACCAGGATCCGGACGTGAAGATCCGTTTGACCTCCCAGGCCACGACCAAGGAGCTGTGTGGGGTGAACCTGGACATGGAGACCAGTTGCCGCACCACCATTACCGGCGAGGACACCGTGCTGTTGAACGAGGCCCGCTGGGTACGCGGCGCTGTGCCTTTCGAGGGTGATATAGGCCGCTACCGCCAGTACATGATCAACCATGAGGTGGGCCACGCGCTCGGTTTTGCCTCGCACGAGGCCTGCCGCGAGGAGGGGGCGCTCGCGCCGGTGATGATGCAGCAGACGCTGAGCTTGGATAACTCCCAGCTGCATTCTTTTGACCCGGAAGAGGTGTACCCGGACGACAACAAGCGCTGCCGAACCAACCCGTGGCCGTACCCGCGCCCGGCAGCGAAGTAA
- a CDS encoding ATP-dependent DNA helicase yields the protein MNAPQIPHTPRAYLVPRTRETTARSWPTALPETGRWKVVGQAGAGVTSFLVDTAVAAALRAAEQGEDASGIVVLASSKEAAARMRAEISDRLAESGFVSSAPLVRSVHSMAFAILRQRYDQEIRLISGAEQDAVIRELLRGQVEDGRGSWPEELRPAMGMVGFARQLRDVLLRAVERGLDADALAALGERHGVEIWRAAAEFLHEYQQVMALAGGKRFSASELVAEVLRDELQALWHTVIVDDAQHLAPAPAEFIRRLLAHAELGVVGGDEAQSIYHFRGASPRFFRDLGGLDHEVIDLGESRRQPRRSVAIAQDGATQLAAVADALRRAHLEDDVAYREMAVVVRSTSLIEPVRRSLLQAGVPVMLNPTDVVLSEQRIVAALLLGMRALHEELVPAQWRDLLLGPVGGTDPVTLRRLLRGLRRWAPDTRAEETLHALLVSPQELPDFGSVLTDRERSLLERVRAVLDAGRRAEREGGSVEDVLWAIWHATGLSDHLLAVALRGGASGSQADRDLDAVMALFDAAGDFTERRAAAGVESFIAEITSQELPTGVRDRRAATPDAVALLTAHGVAGQEFSRVVVAGVQENSWPSLGETGSLFRQEDLVDLVDNGVDPDVPVSHTAERLAEERRLFWVAVTRARDAVLVTTVDDQEGDELIVPSRFIEEYCEDFGIETTSVVAPSEAPQGSGSETAHDRVRLLARDEVIAELRRALVAEDSDEATRAQAARQLARLAQAGVAGAAPEQWWGTTGASTSEALHHATTLSPSRIEGLLACPMRETLGRMVGLEENLAMIYGSMAHAYLEALGAGMDEAEAREATVAARREAERGPAWKTAREVEDFAALLERLGDWVAATRGTFALLGAEVPVHVELESGVRIAGRLDRLEQEVTGETEGPVHIVDLKTGATPPTKAATTDNMQLAAYQLALAGGTFDGEAVVTAKAGDEPLHVGGAVLVYPNANKSTLATREQASKTPEELADLAELLAPLPKQTAGPELLATAGPHCEHCAVRALCPIQPEGQVIYRA from the coding sequence ATGAACGCACCACAGATACCGCACACCCCGCGGGCCTACTTGGTCCCACGCACGCGCGAGACTACAGCGCGCTCGTGGCCGACGGCGCTGCCTGAGACCGGGCGGTGGAAGGTCGTCGGCCAGGCCGGTGCTGGCGTGACGAGCTTCCTGGTGGACACGGCGGTGGCCGCCGCGCTGCGGGCCGCCGAGCAGGGCGAGGACGCGAGCGGCATCGTCGTGCTCGCCTCCTCCAAGGAGGCGGCGGCGCGGATGCGCGCGGAGATCTCCGACCGGCTGGCCGAGAGCGGCTTTGTCAGCAGCGCGCCGCTGGTGCGCTCGGTGCATTCTATGGCTTTTGCCATCCTGCGCCAGCGATACGACCAGGAGATCCGGCTGATCTCCGGCGCGGAGCAGGACGCGGTGATCCGCGAGCTGCTGCGCGGCCAGGTGGAAGACGGTCGCGGGAGCTGGCCGGAGGAGCTGCGCCCCGCGATGGGCATGGTGGGCTTCGCCCGCCAGTTGCGTGACGTGCTGCTGCGCGCCGTGGAGCGCGGCTTGGATGCGGATGCACTCGCCGCACTCGGCGAGCGCCACGGCGTGGAGATCTGGCGTGCGGCCGCCGAATTCCTACACGAGTACCAGCAGGTCATGGCGCTGGCCGGGGGCAAGCGCTTTTCGGCCTCGGAGCTTGTCGCCGAAGTCTTGCGCGACGAGTTACAGGCGCTGTGGCACACCGTGATCGTCGACGATGCGCAGCACCTCGCGCCCGCCCCGGCCGAGTTCATCCGCCGCCTGCTTGCTCATGCCGAGCTGGGTGTCGTCGGCGGGGACGAGGCGCAGTCGATCTACCACTTCCGTGGTGCTTCGCCGCGCTTCTTCCGCGACCTCGGCGGGCTGGACCACGAGGTCATCGACTTGGGGGAGTCGCGCAGACAGCCGCGCCGCAGCGTGGCGATTGCACAGGACGGAGCCACCCAGCTGGCCGCGGTGGCCGACGCGCTGCGCCGCGCGCACTTAGAAGACGACGTGGCCTACCGGGAAATGGCGGTGGTGGTGCGCTCGACCTCGCTGATCGAGCCAGTGCGCCGCAGCCTTTTGCAAGCCGGGGTGCCGGTGATGCTCAACCCGACCGACGTGGTCCTAAGCGAGCAGCGCATCGTGGCGGCGCTGCTGCTTGGCATGCGCGCGCTGCACGAGGAGCTGGTGCCCGCGCAGTGGCGCGACCTCTTGCTCGGCCCGGTCGGCGGCACCGACCCGGTCACGCTGCGCCGCCTGCTGCGCGGGCTGCGGCGGTGGGCACCGGACACGCGCGCCGAGGAGACGCTGCACGCGCTGCTGGTGAGCCCTCAGGAGCTGCCCGACTTTGGCAGCGTGCTTACTGACCGCGAGCGCAGCCTGCTCGAGCGCGTCCGCGCGGTACTGGACGCGGGCCGGCGCGCCGAGCGCGAGGGCGGCAGCGTGGAGGACGTCCTGTGGGCGATCTGGCACGCCACCGGCCTGTCCGATCACCTGCTCGCGGTCGCGCTCCGCGGCGGGGCGAGCGGCTCGCAGGCGGACCGTGACTTGGACGCCGTGATGGCGCTTTTCGACGCCGCCGGAGACTTCACTGAGCGCCGCGCAGCCGCCGGCGTGGAGAGCTTCATCGCGGAGATCACCTCCCAGGAGCTGCCCACCGGCGTGCGCGACCGTCGGGCGGCGACGCCGGATGCGGTAGCGCTGCTCACAGCGCACGGTGTGGCGGGCCAGGAGTTCTCCCGCGTCGTCGTGGCTGGCGTGCAGGAGAATTCGTGGCCGAGCCTCGGCGAGACCGGCTCCCTGTTCCGTCAGGAGGACCTGGTGGATCTGGTGGATAACGGGGTGGACCCCGACGTGCCGGTCTCGCACACCGCGGAGCGCCTTGCCGAGGAACGCCGCCTGTTTTGGGTGGCGGTGACCCGCGCGCGCGACGCCGTGTTGGTCACCACGGTGGATGACCAGGAGGGCGACGAGTTGATTGTGCCCTCGCGGTTTATCGAGGAGTACTGCGAGGACTTCGGCATCGAAACGACCTCCGTGGTCGCCCCGTCGGAGGCGCCGCAGGGCAGCGGAAGCGAGACTGCACACGATCGCGTTCGCCTCCTGGCGCGCGACGAGGTGATAGCTGAGCTGCGCCGGGCACTGGTGGCCGAAGATTCGGATGAGGCCACCCGTGCCCAGGCAGCGCGGCAGCTGGCGCGGTTGGCGCAGGCCGGTGTGGCGGGGGCTGCGCCGGAGCAGTGGTGGGGGACGACGGGGGCGTCGACAAGCGAGGCCCTGCACCACGCGACAACTCTGTCGCCCTCGCGCATTGAGGGGCTTTTGGCGTGCCCGATGCGCGAAACGCTCGGGCGCATGGTGGGGCTGGAAGAGAACCTGGCGATGATCTACGGATCGATGGCGCACGCGTACTTGGAGGCGCTTGGGGCGGGCATGGACGAGGCGGAGGCTCGCGAGGCGACGGTAGCGGCCAGGCGCGAGGCGGAGCGCGGCCCGGCGTGGAAAACCGCACGCGAGGTGGAAGATTTCGCGGCCCTGCTCGAGCGGCTGGGCGACTGGGTGGCTGCCACGCGCGGTACCTTTGCGCTGCTGGGTGCGGAGGTGCCGGTGCACGTGGAGCTGGAAAGCGGGGTGCGCATCGCCGGGCGGCTCGACCGTCTGGAGCAGGAGGTCACCGGTGAAACGGAGGGCCCGGTGCACATCGTCGATCTGAAAACCGGTGCCACCCCGCCCACGAAGGCCGCGACGACGGACAACATGCAGCTGGCCGCCTACCAGCTCGCGCTGGCCGGGGGCACCTTCGACGGCGAGGCGGTCGTGACCGCGAAGGCAGGGGACGAGCCGCTGCACGTCGGCGGGGCGGTGCTGGTCTACCCCAACGCGAATAAATCCACGCTGGCCACCCGCGAGCAGGCATCGAAAACGCCGGAGGAGCTCGCAGACCTTGCCGAGCTTCTGGCCCCGCTGCCAAAGCAAACGGCGGGACCTGAGCTGCTTGCGACCGCAGGGCCGCACTGCGAACACTGCGCGGTGCGCGCGCTGTGCCCCATCCAACCGGAAGGACAGGTGATCTACCGTGCCTAG